In a genomic window of Salegentibacter salegens:
- a CDS encoding 2-oxoglutarate dehydrogenase E1 component, with protein MDRFSFLNAAHTAYFAELYDQYLQYPDSVEPSWRAFFQGFDFGMQQNGVSAETLEEAPVDFQEGEIPEHVTKEFKVIRLIDGYRTRGHLFTKTNPVRERRKYRPTLDIDNFGLEESDLDTKFNAGDMLGIGPSKLRDIIKHLEKVYCESIGIEYMFIRKPEEIQWIQDKLNKNENHPNFNDDEKKKILKKLNQAVSFESFLHRKYVGQKRFSLEGGESLIPALDALIEKAADYGVRDFVMGMAHRGRLNTLTNIFGKSAKDIFSEFDGKDYEQDIFDGDVKYHLGWTSCRLTDNGKGININIAPNPSHLEAVGPVVEGIARAKQDRHYDGDNMKVLPILVHGDAAIAGQGVVYELVQMAKLEGYQTGGTIHIVVNNQIGFTTNYLDGRSSTYCTDVGKVTLSPVLHVNADDAEAVVHAMMFALDFRMKFKRDVFIDLLGYRKYGHNEGDEPKFTQPKLYKAISKHENAMDIYAEKLKSANIIDDDYLKKLEEEYKADLEENLEDSRKEETTKITPFMYDEWEGFENVREEEMMKEFDTTYKIKDLDTVAEAISKLPEDKKFMRKVKKIIDLRHQLYFEDNKLDWAMGEHLAYGSLMKEGYNIRISGQDSERGTFSHRHAIVKVEDSEEEIILHNNIEGRDGDFFVYNSPLSEYGVMGFDYGYAMASPKTLVIWEAQFGDFVNGAQIMIDQYISAAEDKWKLQNGLVLFLPHGYEGQGAEHSSARMERFLQLCAKDNMYVADVTTPANMFHILRRQMKAGFRKPLVIFTPKSLLRHSKVISTKEDFAEGSFQPVLDDPKAKAKDVKSLVFCTGKFYYDLLEYKEENDRDDVALVRVEQLFPLPIEKMQKAIKKYKNADDIVWAQEEPRNMGAYGHMLLHYDEAKKFRVCSRKFYGSPAAGSSVRFKKRHNKVIASVFDKNLEE; from the coding sequence ATGGATAGATTTTCATTTTTAAATGCTGCACATACGGCATACTTCGCCGAACTTTACGATCAATATCTCCAGTACCCCGATAGTGTAGAGCCCAGTTGGAGGGCTTTTTTTCAAGGTTTTGACTTTGGAATGCAACAAAACGGAGTTTCTGCAGAAACCCTGGAAGAAGCACCTGTAGATTTTCAGGAGGGAGAAATTCCAGAACACGTTACAAAAGAATTTAAGGTAATTAGACTTATAGATGGTTACCGAACCCGCGGGCACTTGTTTACCAAAACAAACCCGGTTAGAGAGCGCCGTAAATACCGGCCAACTTTAGATATTGATAATTTTGGACTGGAAGAAAGCGACCTGGACACTAAATTTAATGCCGGGGATATGCTGGGCATTGGCCCTAGCAAACTTCGTGATATAATAAAACACCTGGAGAAAGTTTATTGTGAATCTATCGGGATAGAATATATGTTTATTCGGAAGCCGGAAGAAATTCAATGGATTCAGGATAAATTGAATAAAAATGAGAATCATCCAAATTTTAATGATGATGAGAAAAAGAAAATCCTGAAGAAATTAAATCAGGCAGTTTCTTTTGAATCATTTTTACATAGAAAATATGTAGGGCAAAAACGTTTCTCACTGGAAGGTGGAGAAAGTTTAATCCCGGCCTTAGATGCGCTTATAGAAAAAGCAGCAGATTATGGCGTAAGAGATTTCGTGATGGGTATGGCCCACCGGGGGCGTTTAAATACCCTTACCAATATATTCGGCAAAAGCGCTAAAGATATTTTTAGTGAGTTTGATGGTAAAGATTACGAACAGGATATTTTTGACGGGGATGTAAAGTATCACCTGGGTTGGACTTCCTGCCGCCTTACCGATAATGGTAAAGGAATAAATATAAATATTGCACCAAACCCTTCGCATCTTGAAGCGGTGGGTCCTGTTGTAGAAGGTATTGCAAGAGCCAAGCAAGACAGGCATTACGATGGTGATAATATGAAAGTGCTTCCTATACTTGTACATGGTGATGCTGCTATTGCAGGCCAGGGTGTGGTTTACGAATTAGTACAAATGGCGAAGCTGGAAGGTTATCAGACTGGTGGAACCATTCATATTGTGGTGAATAACCAAATAGGTTTTACTACAAATTACCTTGACGGGCGTTCTTCAACGTATTGTACCGATGTAGGGAAGGTAACCCTTTCCCCGGTATTACACGTAAATGCTGATGATGCCGAAGCCGTAGTTCACGCTATGATGTTCGCTCTAGATTTTAGAATGAAATTTAAGCGAGACGTATTTATAGATTTATTAGGCTACAGGAAATATGGGCATAACGAAGGTGATGAACCTAAATTTACCCAGCCTAAGTTATATAAAGCTATTTCCAAGCATGAAAATGCGATGGATATTTATGCCGAAAAGCTTAAGTCGGCAAATATTATAGACGACGATTACCTTAAAAAACTGGAAGAAGAGTATAAGGCAGATCTTGAAGAGAATTTAGAAGATTCCAGGAAAGAAGAAACCACTAAGATCACCCCGTTTATGTACGATGAGTGGGAAGGTTTTGAGAATGTGAGGGAAGAAGAAATGATGAAAGAGTTTGATACCACCTACAAGATAAAAGATCTTGATACAGTGGCTGAAGCTATTTCAAAACTTCCGGAGGATAAGAAGTTTATGCGTAAGGTGAAAAAGATCATAGATCTACGTCATCAATTATATTTTGAAGATAATAAGCTAGATTGGGCTATGGGCGAGCATCTTGCTTATGGTTCTTTAATGAAAGAAGGATATAATATTAGAATTAGTGGGCAGGATAGTGAAAGAGGTACTTTCTCCCACCGTCACGCAATTGTAAAAGTAGAAGACAGTGAAGAAGAAATTATTCTTCATAATAATATAGAAGGCAGGGATGGCGATTTCTTCGTCTACAACTCTCCGCTTTCAGAATATGGCGTAATGGGATTTGATTATGGTTATGCCATGGCAAGTCCTAAGACCCTCGTTATTTGGGAAGCCCAGTTTGGGGATTTCGTAAATGGCGCACAAATAATGATAGATCAGTATATTTCTGCTGCAGAAGACAAGTGGAAATTACAAAACGGTCTGGTGCTTTTCTTACCTCACGGGTACGAAGGCCAGGGAGCAGAACACTCTTCAGCCAGGATGGAACGTTTTCTTCAGCTTTGTGCAAAAGATAATATGTATGTGGCAGATGTTACTACACCGGCCAATATGTTTCATATCTTACGTAGACAGATGAAAGCCGGTTTTAGAAAACCATTGGTAATTTTTACACCCAAAAGTTTGCTAAGACATTCTAAAGTGATTTCAACTAAAGAAGATTTTGCTGAAGGAAGTTTTCAACCAGTATTAGACGATCCAAAAGCAAAAGCTAAAGATGTAAAATCTTTAGTTTTTTGTACCGGTAAATTTTACTACGATTTATTGGAATATAAAGAAGAAAATGATCGTGATGATGTAGCTTTAGTTCGTGTGGAGCAATTGTTCCCGCTTCCTATTGAAAAGATGCAAAAAGCGATCAAAAAATATAAAAATGCAGACGATATAGTGTGGGCGCAAGAAGAACCAAGAAATATGGGGGCTTACGGGCATATGTTGCTTCATTATGACGAAGCTAAAAAGTTTAGAGTTTGCAGTAGAAAATTCTATGGATCGCCGGCTGCCGGAAGTTCTGTAAGATTTAAGAAACGTCACAATAAAGTGATAGCAAGTGTTTTTGACAAGAATTTAGAAGAATAA
- a CDS encoding TatD family hydrolase has protein sequence MILTDTHIHLYSEDYENDRDELIENAFQQNIERFFLPAIDSETTEAMYELEARYPENVFLMMGLHPTHVQEHFEEELKHVEEQFERRRFYAVGEIGIDLHWDKSTLEIQQEAFRWQIKLAKKYKLPIVIHCRKAFDEIFDILEEEKNDDLFGIFHCFTGNLEQAKRALSYNLKLGIGGVVTFKNGKIDKFLNEIPLSEIVLETDGPYLSPTPFRGKRNEPEYLIKVAEKLAEIYEKPLAEIAEITTQNSKDIFGI, from the coding sequence ATGATTTTAACCGATACGCACATACATCTTTACAGCGAAGATTACGAAAACGACAGGGACGAGCTTATAGAAAACGCCTTTCAGCAAAATATAGAACGGTTTTTTCTACCTGCCATTGATTCTGAAACCACAGAGGCGATGTACGAGCTGGAAGCTCGTTATCCCGAGAATGTTTTTTTAATGATGGGCTTGCATCCAACTCATGTTCAAGAGCATTTTGAGGAAGAATTAAAACATGTAGAAGAGCAGTTTGAAAGAAGAAGGTTTTATGCGGTGGGTGAGATTGGTATAGATTTGCATTGGGATAAAAGTACCCTGGAAATTCAGCAGGAAGCTTTTAGGTGGCAAATAAAACTCGCAAAAAAATACAAGCTTCCCATTGTAATTCATTGTAGAAAGGCTTTTGATGAAATTTTTGATATTTTAGAAGAAGAAAAAAATGATGATCTTTTTGGCATTTTCCATTGTTTTACGGGAAACCTGGAGCAAGCCAAACGTGCCCTTTCTTATAATCTAAAACTTGGAATTGGTGGTGTGGTTACTTTTAAAAACGGAAAAATTGATAAATTTCTGAATGAAATCCCGCTTAGCGAGATCGTACTGGAAACCGATGGGCCGTATTTGTCCCCAACGCCTTTTCGTGGGAAGCGCAACGAACCTGAGTATCTTATAAAAGTAGCAGAAAAACTTGCTGAAATATATGAAAAACCACTGGCTGAAATCGCTGAAATAACCACCCAGAACTCAAAAGATATATTTGGGATATAA
- a CDS encoding retropepsin-like aspartic protease, whose amino-acid sequence MSSLKKLLKEKGFKRIKLKYTKTQHLELVAKINNIEGNFILDTGASSTCVGLEAVEHFKLLAEDSDIKAAGAGATNMLTQIAQKNRIEIKGWKKKKVDLVLFDLRHVNEALVNHEAEKVHGIIGADLLRKGKAVIDYKAPALYLK is encoded by the coding sequence ATGTCATCTTTAAAAAAATTACTGAAAGAAAAAGGCTTTAAACGCATTAAATTGAAATACACCAAAACCCAACACCTGGAATTGGTAGCCAAAATTAATAATATTGAAGGAAACTTTATTCTTGATACAGGAGCCTCCAGCACCTGCGTGGGCCTGGAAGCCGTAGAACACTTTAAACTTCTTGCAGAAGATAGTGATATAAAAGCTGCAGGCGCCGGCGCCACCAATATGCTAACACAAATCGCCCAAAAGAACCGGATAGAAATAAAAGGCTGGAAAAAGAAAAAAGTAGATCTCGTACTTTTTGACTTAAGACACGTAAACGAAGCCCTGGTAAACCACGAAGCCGAAAAGGTTCACGGAATTATTGGCGCCGATCTTTTAAGAAAAGGAAAAGCCGTTATAGACTACAAAGCTCCTGCACTTTATTTAAAATAG
- a CDS encoding 1-acyl-sn-glycerol-3-phosphate acyltransferase: MKEFEDIRFYKDEEVQPALQEFMRHPMVKTLLQFTFPEKTSEEITTILGECHSIRDFQTKVIYNSVLKVIEKSTEGLTYNGFDKLNSDQAYFYISNHRDIILDTCLLNTTLYEQELIMTASAIGDNLVQKPFLMALSRLNRNFLVKRGISPREMLKSSMVLSEYIKKLLHEDGRSVWMAQREGRTKDGSDYTQQGVLKMLGMAKGKNSLAEYFAGLKIVPVAISYEFDPTDILKMPELLAKRMKEEYVKSANEDFNSIMQGALGNKGRIHINAGEVLGKEVFEEIEREHTSINAQLKAVATKIDQHIYKNYKLWPANYIAFDLLKNSETYANKYSDKEKRQFERRLSRRVDVKNALELNSYLLMYANPVINKEALYEEKS; this comes from the coding sequence GTGAAAGAATTCGAAGACATAAGGTTTTATAAGGATGAAGAGGTGCAACCTGCCTTGCAGGAGTTCATGAGACACCCCATGGTTAAAACGCTTTTACAGTTTACATTTCCTGAAAAAACTTCAGAAGAAATTACGACCATATTGGGAGAATGCCATTCTATTAGAGATTTTCAAACCAAAGTAATTTATAATTCGGTATTAAAAGTTATTGAAAAAAGTACCGAAGGGCTTACTTACAATGGTTTTGATAAATTAAATAGCGATCAAGCTTATTTTTATATTTCCAATCATCGCGATATTATTCTGGATACTTGCTTATTAAACACCACCCTTTATGAGCAGGAGCTTATCATGACGGCTTCGGCTATTGGTGATAACCTGGTGCAAAAGCCTTTTCTTATGGCTTTGTCCCGTTTAAACAGGAATTTTCTTGTAAAACGCGGAATTAGCCCCAGGGAAATGCTGAAGAGTTCTATGGTGCTTTCAGAATATATTAAAAAACTGCTGCATGAGGATGGGCGATCTGTTTGGATGGCGCAAAGAGAAGGCAGAACTAAAGATGGAAGCGATTATACCCAGCAAGGCGTATTAAAGATGCTTGGTATGGCTAAAGGGAAAAATAGTTTGGCGGAATATTTTGCTGGGCTCAAAATTGTTCCGGTAGCGATTTCTTATGAATTTGATCCCACCGATATTTTAAAAATGCCGGAACTTCTTGCTAAAAGAATGAAAGAAGAATATGTAAAATCGGCTAACGAAGATTTTAATTCTATTATGCAGGGTGCGCTTGGTAATAAAGGTCGCATTCATATCAATGCGGGAGAAGTACTTGGAAAAGAAGTTTTTGAAGAGATTGAGAGAGAACATACTTCTATAAACGCACAACTTAAAGCAGTGGCTACAAAAATAGATCAGCATATCTATAAAAATTACAAATTGTGGCCGGCAAATTATATCGCATTCGATTTGTTGAAGAATTCAGAAACGTATGCCAATAAATATTCAGATAAAGAAAAAAGGCAGTTTGAGCGCCGTCTTAGCCGAAGGGTGGATGTTAAAAATGCCCTGGAGCTAAATAGTTATTTATTAATGTATGCAAATCCGGTAATAAATAAAGAAGCGCTATATGAAGAAAAGAGCTAA
- the odhB gene encoding 2-oxoglutarate dehydrogenase complex dihydrolipoyllysine-residue succinyltransferase, producing MALEMKVPSPGESITEVEIAEWLVEDGDYVEKDQPIAEVDSDKATLELPAEASGIITLKAEEGDAVAVGEVVCLIDTEAEKPGGGDDKKESKEEKDESSKDDSSDKKEKEDKDKAEAEAKTQESSKSSTPSQKQDSHAKGSPSPAAKKILDEKGVDAKDVEGSGKDGRITKEDAVQAKASMGSPGKGKRGESKKKMSMLRRKVASRLVSVKNDTAMLTTFNEVDMQPIFNLRKKYKEEFKDKHGVSLGFMSFFTLAVVRALDQYPGVNSMIDGDHQITFDYKDISIAVSGPKGLMVPVIRNAENLSFRGVEDEVKRLATKARDGKITLDEMTGGTFTITNGGVFGSMLSTPIINPPQSAILGMHNIVERPVAIDGHVEIRPIMYVALSYDHRIIDGKESVGFLVAIKEAIENPEELLMDNDVKRALEL from the coding sequence ATGGCCTTAGAAATGAAAGTTCCTTCTCCGGGAGAATCTATAACCGAAGTTGAAATAGCCGAGTGGTTAGTTGAAGACGGCGACTATGTAGAAAAAGATCAGCCAATTGCAGAAGTAGATAGTGATAAAGCTACATTAGAGCTTCCAGCTGAAGCCAGCGGTATTATCACGCTCAAAGCCGAGGAAGGTGATGCTGTGGCTGTGGGAGAAGTTGTTTGTCTAATCGATACTGAGGCTGAAAAGCCGGGTGGAGGTGATGATAAAAAAGAATCTAAAGAAGAGAAAGATGAATCTTCAAAAGATGATTCTTCAGATAAAAAAGAGAAAGAAGATAAGGATAAGGCTGAGGCTGAGGCTAAAACCCAGGAATCTTCTAAATCTTCCACACCTTCTCAAAAACAGGATTCTCATGCAAAAGGTAGCCCGTCTCCTGCTGCTAAAAAGATCCTTGACGAAAAAGGCGTTGATGCTAAAGATGTAGAAGGAAGCGGAAAAGATGGCCGAATAACTAAGGAAGATGCAGTACAGGCAAAAGCTTCTATGGGTAGTCCGGGGAAAGGAAAACGCGGAGAATCTAAGAAGAAAATGTCTATGCTACGTAGAAAAGTAGCTTCGCGTTTGGTATCGGTTAAAAATGATACCGCGATGCTTACTACTTTTAATGAAGTAGATATGCAGCCTATCTTCAACTTAAGAAAAAAATACAAAGAAGAATTCAAAGATAAACACGGGGTAAGTTTAGGCTTTATGTCTTTCTTTACGCTGGCCGTAGTGCGTGCACTAGACCAATATCCCGGTGTAAATTCCATGATAGATGGCGATCACCAAATTACTTTCGATTATAAAGATATTAGTATTGCGGTTTCAGGGCCAAAAGGTTTAATGGTTCCTGTAATAAGAAATGCTGAAAACCTTAGTTTTAGAGGAGTAGAAGATGAGGTAAAACGTCTGGCTACAAAAGCCCGTGACGGGAAAATTACCCTAGATGAGATGACCGGTGGTACTTTTACCATTACTAATGGAGGAGTGTTTGGTTCTATGCTTTCTACACCAATTATTAATCCTCCGCAAAGTGCGATTTTAGGAATGCACAACATTGTAGAACGTCCGGTGGCTATAGATGGTCACGTAGAAATTCGTCCTATTATGTATGTAGCACTTTCTTACGATCACAGGATTATTGATGGTAAAGAATCTGTTGGATTTCTTGTAGCGATTAAAGAAGCTATAGAAAATCCTGAAGAATTATTGATGGATAATGATGTTAAAAGAGCTCTTGAGCTTTAA
- a CDS encoding asparaginase, which translates to MKKRAKILLIYTGGTIGMIKDYDSGALKAFNFDELLQNIPELKILEHEIDTLSFGDPIDSSNMNVECWVKVANTINENFDAYDGFVVLHGSDTMSYTASALSFMFENLTKPIIFTGSQLPIGDLRTDAKENLITSIQIAGLQKNGKPVIAEVGLYFEYKLYRANRTTKINAEHFQAFASLNYAPLAESGVYLSVNYNALWRPNRRQRTKLHTGFNNEVLILKIFPGINAKTVEYMLSKPGLKGVVLETYGSGNAPSDDWFLDILKRKISEGLFVVNVTQCIGGSVVMGQYETSVQLKKIGVVSGKDISTEAAVAKLMYLLGKELSPKVFKTIFETSLRGEMS; encoded by the coding sequence ATGAAGAAAAGAGCTAAAATCTTACTTATTTATACCGGCGGGACTATAGGTATGATTAAGGATTATGATTCTGGAGCCCTTAAAGCCTTTAATTTTGATGAATTACTACAAAATATTCCCGAGCTTAAAATCCTGGAGCACGAGATAGATACCTTGAGTTTTGGCGACCCTATAGATTCCTCTAATATGAATGTGGAATGCTGGGTGAAAGTCGCAAATACAATTAATGAGAATTTTGATGCTTATGATGGTTTTGTAGTACTGCACGGCAGCGATACTATGTCTTACACGGCATCAGCGCTCAGTTTTATGTTCGAGAATTTAACCAAGCCCATTATTTTTACAGGATCCCAATTACCTATTGGAGATTTAAGAACAGATGCCAAAGAAAACCTTATTACCAGTATTCAAATTGCGGGTTTACAAAAAAATGGCAAGCCGGTAATTGCTGAGGTAGGACTTTATTTTGAATATAAATTATATCGCGCTAACCGTACTACGAAAATTAATGCCGAACACTTCCAGGCTTTTGCTTCCTTAAATTATGCTCCTTTGGCAGAATCTGGGGTTTATCTTTCGGTTAATTACAATGCATTATGGCGTCCCAATCGAAGACAAAGAACAAAATTGCATACCGGATTTAATAATGAAGTGCTGATTTTAAAGATTTTCCCGGGAATTAATGCAAAAACGGTAGAATATATGTTATCAAAACCTGGACTAAAAGGGGTGGTTCTGGAAACTTACGGAAGCGGGAATGCTCCCAGTGACGATTGGTTTCTCGATATTCTGAAAAGAAAAATTTCTGAAGGATTATTTGTAGTCAATGTAACTCAATGTATTGGGGGAAGCGTAGTTATGGGGCAATATGAAACCAGTGTTCAGCTTAAAAAAATAGGTGTGGTTTCTGGTAAAGACATCAGTACTGAGGCTGCGGTGGCTAAATTAATGTATCTTTTAGGAAAAGAATTGTCTCCTAAAGTGTTTAAAACTATCTTTGAAACCTCTCTTAGAGGGGAAATGTCATAA